The region TGTCCTAAATATCCAGAATtaaatgtccttttaaaattctatatgtgtgtatatgggaATGCAGTACCCAAGACAGTTGGGAACTGGCTCGATGTCCTGCCGTTAGCATTAGcatgctgtgtggccttgggttaAGTCACACCCTCTCTTGGGGTCTTAGCTTCATCCTCTATACAAGAGCAGATCAGACTCCAAGATTTCTTCTAACTCTAAAGCTCTCAGATCCTAAGTTCTGCCTCCTACAGGAAGCCTCTTCTGATTGCCTCAACCTACAGCAATTTCTGTCTCCTACGGGCCACGCCATGGAAAAGCTAGAAAGGCTGGCTGCCCTCACCAGAAGACCTGCTTTCCATGGAGGACCAGTCAATCCTGGGCCCAGCTCCTTGACAGGCACACACACCTGGATGACCAGGATGGGGAGCAGACCAGGTGCCCGATCCAGGGAGGAACTGAAAAAGCTTATCCTGGGAGAGAGGAGAAATGCATGCAAGTAGCCAAGACGACAGGTTAACAGGATGCCACTGCATTTGCACCCAGGGATATGTTCTAAGAGCACTGCAGAGATGGGAGTGGCTCAAGCCTCAAGAATGAGCAAACTTCCTGTCCCTGAAGGTATGTGCATGGTGGCTGGACAGTCACAGATCAGCGGTGCTGCAGAGGGAATGACCACATGAGAGGGAGTGCAGGCGCTTTCCAACCCTGAATACTATGGCTCTCAAGACTGTGATGGCCCTGAAATCACATCGATGGAGCCCAGGCTGCTGTGATCACTGCCTGACTCCTGGCCTCATTCTCCATTCCTCTCCAGAACCCTATGTGGGGAAAGGGCCACATATCTGGAGTGGGGCGCACAGAGGGGAGGGTCATCTGCCATGTCTATAAAGGGCCTGCCTGCCAGGGACCACTGCTTTATCTCCTGTCCATCGCTGGGCCTAACACCTCCTGGAGACTTACTATGACATCAAGACCTACGATGGCACTTAGAAGCCCAGAGCCAGCCAGCccttcctctgccccctcccactGAAGGCTCCAGTCCAGGCCCTGCTGTCATTCTCTCAGTTGCTCCCTCTCCTCTGTCGCCTGCAGACACGGGGACagcaagactcagtttccttccCAATAGAGGGGAACTCCCAACCCACCCGGCCTGCAGGATGGACCACCTCCCCTTCAAACCTCAAGTCCATCTCACCGGGTCAGTGCCACAGGTGTCTCTGGGAGTGCTGGCAGCTTCTGGGCTGGCTCTCCTGGATAAAGCTGCATCTGGAGAACACAGAGAAGGTCATGGGCAGgtcagggacatccctggtgagACGCATCCTGTCTTAGGACAGTGACAAAGAAAACATTCCTGTTGCTTTTCCTGGAGACCCCTTTTCCAGGGCCTCTGGCAGCTCCATGGAGTGGCTGTAGTTGCAAAGAAAGCTCCCTGATTGCAGTGGGCATGAACTCACCTAGAAGGAAGAGAGGGGTGGCATGGGAGAGTGCTTGCCTTTGGCTCCAGACCCCAAGCACAGCTCTCTCCAACTTGGGGCTGTCACCAAGGCAAGGCACGGACAATCCTAACAGTGTTACTGCTCACCGATTTCTCTGCACAGTGAGAGCTCCATGACACTCTTCTGACCTGTGGCCCATTTTTATTAAATCTAAATCTCTCATgctggaagataaaataactCCTTTCTCTGCCACCACCGAGGCAAGCTGTTTAAACTCTATGGAGGTTGTTTCCTGTACATGCGGTAATAGTTACCGCCTAGGCAGAGAAGGCGCATGTCCACGCTAGGACTGCATTTTGATGAATCCACATCCACTAGCTCCGAGGACAGGAGTGGGCAGGTCTCCATCACTGCCATCTGCCCAAGAACCTTCAGATTCTGAGGCTTCCCTCCCCTTTCTCAGTGAAAGGGCATCCTCACACCAGAGCCGGAGATTTTGTCAAAGAGCCATTTCAGCCTCCCCACCTCGGAGGCCCTCCTGTGCAGCCCCTGTGTCTCTTGGAAGCCTCTGTGCTGCCTCCAGCGTCTAGAAAGCTGCTGTAACTCCTGGATTTGGGCTACAGAGCCAAGCACTCTCATTCTCCAGCCACATGATGTGCCCCAACCTTGTCTCCCATTTGGACTGGACAACTCCAGGTCAGAAACTGGTCCTGTCTCCCCACTTCCCCAGTGCCCAGGCAAGGCAGGGCCCACAAAGGTAGGCAGCTAGTCCAGATGGCAGGCCATCCGAGGGGCAAAAGATCCCCTCCACTGAGCCTGGTTTTGGGTAAGCACCCAaccaggggatgggggtggggggcaggagcggtggtggtggtagtggtagtgGTCGGCCCCTCTGGGCTAAAATGATACAGGGTACGGTTCTCAGCTTTATAGTTTCTTAAGTCCCTTGAGGGGCTTCCCCCAGTGGCTCAAGCGGTAaggaatttgcttgcaatgcaggataccagggttcaatcccggggtcgggaagattccctggagaaggaactggcaacctattccagtccctcttgcctggagaattccatggacagaggaacctggtgggctacagttcatgggatcacagagttggacacaaccgagtgactttcactttcaacttcctTAAGAGTCACAAGATCACAACTAATACTTAGGGTCTTGTAAATTAGTCAGAGGTGACCCTTCTGGGTGGCTGCAGGCTTCCGCTCCCCCAGACTTATCCTGCTCTCTGTAACCTACGATGTGATCAAACCCAAGAGACTTAATAAAACCCCCAGTTTCCTCTTATGTCACATGGGGCTGATCTTTTCCACCTGCCTTTCCCCAGGGGCAGTAGCAGGCCCAAGCCCTCCCAGGGTAAACAGGCCAGCCATGAGGTGATGGTGGCTTACCTGTACCCCGGGTGATGCAAGAGACGAGGTCCTGCAGGCGCACCCTGAATTCGTCGAAGCTGTCTGTGTGCACGGTGGCTCGCAGGCTCTGGGGCTCCTCCTGGCGCAGCTGGTGGAGTGCCTTGCGCAGGAAGTCATGCATGTCCAGCACCTCCTGATCTGAGGCGTAGAGTTTCATCCTCTGCACCAGCACGCTGCCCATACGGATCCGCTGCAGTACGGCATCCAGCCGGCCCAGCTGGCCCGCTATCTCTTCATAGTCGCGCTGGTACCGCGCACCCACGCCTTGCAGCAGCTCACGCTCCTGCTCAAGCACGTGCGCTACCACCTCGCGCACTCGCTCACGGATGAACTCCTCAGTGTCGGCGCGTACGCGGCCCAGCTGGCTGATGGCAGAGCGCATCTGCGCCTGCGCTGCCCCAAAGGTGCGGTCCTGCTCCTGCAGGTCCTGGGTCATGGTGTCCAGCTCATCCTGCCGCTGCTGGATCTCCATGCTGATGTCACACTTGAGCTCGCTGTGGCCCCTATCCAGGAGCGCGCAGGAGCAGCACAAGGGCTTGGAGCAGCCTCGGCAGTAGATGCTGTGGACACAGAAGGTTGGGCTGATTTAGGgcattcctgctttctttttctctttaaatgttcTTTATTAAATGCCTCTTCAAAACAGTTACAAAACTTTGAATCCTGGTATGTTTCTACATCTGTGCTTTTCTCAGTTCAGTGTTTCTGGTTATGGTGGTAGTATCCAAACTACTAATAAAACTTATTGGAACATAAAAAAGTTACTAAAGTAGCAATAGCTAGCCTCCATCTgtgaaatactgtatattaacacatatacgtaatttagaaagacagtaacaaagatcctacatgcagggcagcaaaaggggcacagaggtaaagaacagacttttggactctatgggagaaggcgagggtgggatgatttgagagaatagcatcgaAATGTGTACAttcccatatgtaaaacagatgaccagtacAAGTTTGATGCGTGAAGCAGGGTACCCAAAGttagtgctctgggacaacccaaagggatagggtggggagggagatgggagggggtttcaggatggggcgacacatgtatacccatggctgattcatgtcgatgtatggcaaaaatcatcacaatattgtaaagtaattatcctccaattaaataaaaaaattttttttttttttaagcagagttCATCATCATCAGAAGCACCCAGCacttctgaatttcttttctccACCTCGGAGGCAACCAGGAGAGCATCCTTCACACCTCTGGCTCTTCAAACCACTTCACATAAATATTCacactcttctgctgctgctgctgctgctgctaagtcgcttcagtcttccgactctgtgcaaccccatagactgctaGCAGAATTCTAAGGACTTGATACATTTCATCCCACTTAATCCTCCGTAGAGTTTCTTAAGAGAactattatt is a window of Bos indicus isolate NIAB-ARS_2022 breed Sahiwal x Tharparkar chromosome 21, NIAB-ARS_B.indTharparkar_mat_pri_1.0, whole genome shotgun sequence DNA encoding:
- the PML gene encoding protein PML isoform X5, whose translation is MQQDPEPAGSPGPQQDPALPHSPSMPPPESLSEGHQSSHSDSPTEQATEEEFQFLRCQGCRAEAKCPKLLPCLHTLCSGCLEESSMQCPVCRAPWPSGAGTQALDNVFFESLQRRLSVYQQIAREQAFCTRCKEPAHYWCFECEQLICTKCFEAHQWFLKHEARPLAELRSQSVREFLDGTRKSNIIFCSNPNHRSPMLTSIYCRGCSKPLCCSCALLDRGHSELKCDISMEIQQRQDELDTMTQDLQEQDRTFGAAQAQMRSAISQLGRVRADTEEFIRERVREVVAHVLEQERELLQGVGARYQRDYEEIAGQLGRLDAVLQRIRMGSVLVQRMKLYASDQEVLDMHDFLRKALHQLRQEEPQSLRATVHTDSFDEFRVRLQDLVSCITRGTDAALSRRASPEAASTPRDTCGTDPATEEREQLRE